In the Numida meleagris isolate 19003 breed g44 Domestic line chromosome 5, NumMel1.0, whole genome shotgun sequence genome, one interval contains:
- the LYPD6 gene encoding ly6/PLAUR domain-containing protein 6 has translation MASQPRLAHVLLLGLVAGWLRAAQPRDFTVKDIVYLHPSTTPFPHGFKCFTCERAADNYECNRWAPDVYCPRGTRYCFSQHMMRVTGESVSVTKRCVPLEDCLSTGCTYVKHEGYKICTSCCEGTICNLPLPRNASDAVFTTLSPLSSTPGLSGRAVLTAVCLVLGLVA, from the exons ATGGCCTCGCAGCCCAGGCTGGCCCACGTCCTGCTGCTGGGCCTCGTGGCCGGATGGCTGAGGGCCGCGCAGCCCCGCGACTTCACGGTGAAGGACATCGTCTACCTCCACCCTTCCA CCACGCCATTTCCTCATGGATTTAAATGTTTCACCTGCGAAAGGGCAGCGGATAATTACGAATGCAACCGCTGGGCTCCGGATGTCTATTGTCCGAGAG gcACGAGGTACTGCTTCAGCCAGCACATGATGAGAGTCACCGGAGAGAGCGTGTCCGTCACCAAGCGCTGCGTGCCGCTGGAGGACTGCCTGTCTACTGGATGCACATACGTAAAGCACGAGGGGTACAAG atctGCACGTCCTGCTGCGAAGGCACCATCTGCAACCTGCCGCTGCCCAGGAATGCGAGCGACGCCGTGTTCACCACCCTGTCCCCGCTCAGCAGCACCCCGGGGCTGTCGGGTCGGGCCGTGCTGACGGCAGTGTGCCTCGTGCTGGGGCTTGTGGCGTAG
- the MMADHC gene encoding methylmalonic aciduria and homocystinuria type D protein, mitochondrial, which produces MANVLCNRARLVTYLPGFYSLVKRVVNPKAFSTAGSSGSDEPHVAATPPDLCPRTVWPDEVMGPFGPQDQRFQLPGNIGFDCHLNGTAAQRKSQASKSLPDILAEPSPNERHEFVMAQYINEFQGSDVPQKQQINNAETYFENAKVECAVQACPELLRKDFESMFPEVNANHLTVLTVTQKTKNDMTVWSQEVEEERETLLENFINGAKEICYAICSEGYWADFIDPSSGLAFFGPYTNNTLFETDERYRYFGFSVDDLGCCKVIRHNIWGTHVVVGSIFTNAEPDSPIMRKLSGRN; this is translated from the exons ATGGCCAAC GTGCTCTGTAACAGAGCAAGATTGGTCACCTACCTACCAGGGTTTTATTCCTTAGTCAAAAGAGTTGTAAATCCCAAGGCTTTTTCTACAGCAGGTTCCTCTGGCTCAGACGAGCCTCATGTTGCTGCTACACCTCCTGATTTAT GTCCAAGAACAGTATGGCCTGATGAAGTAATGGGTCCATTTGGTCCTCAGGACCAGAGATTCCAGTTGCCTGGTAATATTGGTTTTGACTGTCACCTAAATGGTACTGCTGCTCAGAGGAAAAGCCAAGCCTCAAAAAGTCTGCCTGATATATTAGCGGAGCCTTCGCCGAATGAAAGGCATGAATTTGTAATGGCACAATACATAAATGAATTTCAG ggTTCTGATGTTCCacagaaacaacaaataaataacgCTGAAACGtactttgaaaatgcaaaagtgGAATGTGCAGTACAAGCTTGCCCTGAACTGTTGAGGAAAG ACTTCGAATCAATGTTTCCAGAAGTGAATGCCAACCATTTAACAGTACTGACTGTTACCCAGAAGACTAAAAATGATATGACTGTATGGAGTCAAGAAgtagaagaagagagagaaacgCTGTTAGAAAAT tTCATTAATGGTGCCAAGGAAATCTGCTATGCAATCTGTTCTGAAGGCTATTGGGCTGACTTCATTGATCCTTCCTCAGGACTGGCA TTTTTTGGACCTTACACAAACAACACTCTGTTTGAAACAGATGAACGCTACCGCTACTTCGGATTCTCTGTTGATGATCTTGGCTGCTGCAAAGTTATTCGTCATAACATCTGGGGTACTCATGTTGTTGTAGGAAGTATTTTCACTAATGCTGAACCTGACAGCCCTATCATGAGAAAACTGAGTGGAAGAAACTAG